The proteins below come from a single Aptenodytes patagonicus chromosome 20, bAptPat1.pri.cur, whole genome shotgun sequence genomic window:
- the NGFR gene encoding tumor necrosis factor receptor superfamily member 16 — MAGLLPLLLLLLLLPAGPAWGSKDKCPTKMYTTGGECCKACNLGEGVVQPCGVNQTVCEPCLDSITYSDTVSATEPCKPCTQCVGLQSMSAPCVESDDAVCRCAYGYYQDEPSGSCRECRVCEVGFGLMFPCQDSQDTVCEECPEGTFSSEANFVDPCLPCTTCEENEVMVKECTAISDAECRDLHPRWTTHTPSLVVSDSPEPITRDPFNTEVMPSTVADTVTTVMGSSQPVVSRGTADNLIPVYCSILAAVVVGLVAYIAFKRWNNCKQNKQGANNRPVNQTPSPEGEKLHSDSGISVDSQSLHDQQPPSQSTQGPAPKGDGNLYANLPPSKQEEVEKLLGSSTEETWRQLAGELGYKEDLIDSFTREESPARALLADWSSKETATLDALLAALRKIQRGDIAESLYSESTATSPV; from the exons gGACCTGCCTGGGGCTCCAAGGACAAGTGCCCCACCAAGATGTACACGACTGGCGGGGAGTGCTGCAAAGCCTGCAACCTGGGAGAGGGGGTGGTGCAGCCCTGCGGGGTCAACCAGACGGTCTGCGAGCCCTGCCTGGACA GCATCACCTACTCGGACACGGTGAGCGCCACGGAGCCGTGCAAGCCCTGCACACAGTGCGTGGGGTTGCAGAGCATGTCTGCGCCCTGCGTGGAGTCAGACGACGCCGTGTGCCGCTGTGCCTACGGCTACTACCAGGACGAGCCGAGCgggagctgcagggagtgccGGGTGTGCGAGGTGGGCTTCGGCCTCATGTTCCCCTGCCAGGACTCGCAGGACACGGTCTGCGAGGAGTGTCCCGAGGGCACCTTCTCCAGCGAAGCCAACTTCGTGgacccctgcctgccctgcaccaCCTGCGAGGAGAACGAGGTGATGGTGAAGGAGTGCACGGCCATCTCAGATGCCGAATGCAGAG ACCTCCACCCTCGCTGGACAACACACACGCCGTCTCTGGTGGTCTCTGACAGCCCCGAGCCCATCACCAGGGACCCCTTCAACACCGAAGTGATGCCCAGCACCGTGGCAGACACTGTCACCACCGTCATGGGCAGCTCGCAGCCCGTTGTGAGCCGCGGCACCGCCGACAACCTCATCCCCGTCTACTGCTCCATCCTGGCAGCcgtggtggtggggctggtggcctACATCGCTTTCAAAAG gtGGAACAACTGCAAACAGAACAAGCAAGGGGCCAACAACCGCCCGGTGAACCAGACGCCTTCGCCGGAGGGGGAGAAGCTGCACAGCGACAGCGGCATCTCGGTGGACAGCCAGAGCCTGCACGACCAGCAGCCACCCAGCCAGAGCACCCAGGGGCCAG CGCCCAAGGGAGATGGGAACCTCTACGCCAACCTGCCGCCCAGCaagcaggaggaggtggagaagctGCTGGGCAGCTCCACGGAGGAAACGTGGAggcagctggctggggagctgggctaCAAAGAGGACCTCATAGACTCCTTCACCCGGGAGGAATCGCCCGCCCGGGCTCTCCTGGCTGACTGGTCCTCCAAGGAGACGGCCACCCTCGACGCCCTGCTTGCCGCCCTGCGCAAGATCCAGCGCGGGGACATCGCCGAGAGCTTGTACAGCGAGTCCACCGCCACCTCTCCCGTCTGA